The Fibrobacter sp. UWEL genome includes a region encoding these proteins:
- a CDS encoding U32 family peptidase codes for MNKSPELLLPVGTREMLEAAVKNGANAVYFGVPYWNARGRTEDFSMDDVRDMIKYARIHGVRTYLAMNVLVFERELQNLPEYLEKIISFEPDGFIIQDIGLARLIRAISPTQEIHASTQMTLASAEGVNLVKSIGFNRAVLSRELSAKQIAEVKKGTDLEIEVFVHGALCVSYSGQCLTSENFGGRSANRGQCAQSCRLPYSIYVDGKEYRDTNAMYLFSTHDLCALPKLEELANMGVESLKVEGRLKSPEYVAAVTRAYRKALDNSVADLNAKDLEPLEVLFSRGLTTGWLDGDNHQELVDGTFSNHHGLYLGRVAKVERSSVFVELSDKFISQFLDDGLPYPGDGILIEDNRFGVSLGSRLYSAEIVKNAHNKRGDGMRGLGPLLRLDFGRDFDTRKIAKGMDVFRNDSPALEKELRKTFTDRSQEVKTPVNMLLEGSVGDLLKLKIRIPSGSGKCVAEVQSETALEQAKNAGDIEGLARKELGGLSATAYELGHLEISIQGTPFIPGKVLRTLRQQAVQKLDEARLAWHDLKISASRGKKFLQDIRKGASAELGNLNKVPEPAEGLNISVLVRNPQQIAALRGLDIDNIIMDFDWGVKYDEPLQQIRDLGFKAGMATLRIHKPGENHYLKKILELCPDFALVRNLGALSILKDSGIPLHGDYSLNAANSASYDWLLAQGLQTLHPSWDLNSVQLFDLLDSIDGSRLELTLHQYMPAFHSEYCAFARGLTTGRRFPECGKICTQHKVEILDHKGEKHFLQSDAECRNTLFVGRPQSALKLLPQLRAAGVNSFRLEMLQEDPETVRQKVLIYTQAIRGKISIDDAIRQAGIQEKYGLSEGQLFNENTWQDRKK; via the coding sequence ATGAATAAATCCCCAGAATTACTCCTCCCGGTGGGCACCCGCGAAATGCTGGAAGCCGCCGTGAAAAACGGAGCCAATGCAGTTTATTTTGGAGTTCCTTATTGGAACGCTCGTGGCCGTACCGAAGATTTTTCCATGGACGATGTACGCGACATGATCAAGTACGCACGTATTCACGGAGTACGCACATACCTGGCCATGAACGTGTTGGTCTTCGAGCGAGAACTGCAGAATCTTCCGGAATATCTGGAGAAGATCATCTCATTTGAGCCCGACGGTTTTATCATCCAGGATATTGGCCTTGCACGCCTGATCCGCGCCATCAGCCCCACACAGGAAATTCACGCCAGCACCCAGATGACCTTGGCTAGTGCAGAAGGCGTAAATCTGGTAAAGTCCATCGGATTTAACCGCGCCGTGCTCTCTCGCGAACTTTCCGCCAAGCAGATTGCGGAAGTCAAGAAAGGCACCGATCTTGAAATTGAAGTGTTCGTTCACGGAGCCCTCTGCGTGTCCTATTCCGGACAGTGCCTTACCAGCGAAAACTTCGGCGGACGTTCCGCAAACCGCGGCCAGTGCGCCCAGAGTTGTCGCCTCCCCTACAGCATTTACGTAGACGGCAAGGAATATCGTGACACCAACGCCATGTACCTGTTCAGCACTCACGACCTTTGCGCTCTCCCCAAGCTGGAAGAGTTAGCCAACATGGGCGTAGAATCCCTGAAGGTGGAAGGCCGCCTCAAAAGCCCCGAATACGTAGCCGCAGTCACTCGCGCCTACCGCAAGGCATTGGACAATTCAGTCGCCGACCTGAACGCAAAAGATTTGGAACCGCTGGAAGTGTTGTTCTCCCGCGGTTTAACCACGGGCTGGCTGGACGGGGACAACCACCAGGAATTGGTGGACGGCACCTTTAGCAACCATCACGGACTTTACCTGGGCCGCGTGGCCAAGGTGGAACGCAGTTCCGTCTTCGTTGAACTGAGCGACAAATTCATTTCCCAATTTTTGGATGACGGCCTCCCCTATCCTGGCGATGGCATCCTCATCGAAGACAACCGCTTTGGTGTAAGCCTGGGCAGCCGCCTCTACAGTGCCGAAATCGTGAAGAACGCCCACAACAAGCGGGGTGACGGCATGCGCGGCCTTGGCCCCCTGCTGCGTCTGGACTTTGGTCGAGACTTCGACACCCGAAAGATTGCCAAGGGCATGGACGTTTTCCGCAATGACTCCCCCGCCTTGGAAAAGGAATTGCGCAAGACCTTCACGGACCGATCTCAGGAAGTAAAAACTCCTGTGAATATGCTGCTGGAAGGTTCCGTCGGTGATTTATTAAAACTCAAGATTCGGATTCCATCTGGCTCGGGTAAGTGCGTCGCGGAAGTCCAGAGTGAAACCGCTTTGGAGCAGGCCAAGAACGCCGGAGACATCGAGGGATTGGCCCGCAAGGAACTAGGTGGACTTTCCGCCACCGCCTACGAATTGGGACATCTGGAAATTTCCATCCAGGGAACGCCTTTTATTCCGGGAAAAGTCCTGAGAACCCTGCGCCAGCAAGCAGTGCAAAAGCTGGACGAAGCACGCCTCGCATGGCATGACCTTAAGATTAGCGCATCCCGCGGGAAAAAGTTCCTGCAGGATATCCGCAAAGGTGCCTCGGCTGAGCTCGGCAACCTTAACAAGGTCCCCGAGCCTGCCGAGGGGCTTAACATCTCCGTTCTGGTTCGTAACCCGCAGCAAATCGCAGCCCTTCGCGGTCTGGACATCGACAACATCATCATGGACTTCGACTGGGGCGTCAAATACGACGAACCGCTCCAGCAGATTCGTGACCTTGGATTCAAGGCGGGTATGGCAACCCTCCGCATTCACAAGCCCGGCGAAAACCATTACCTCAAGAAGATTCTGGAACTGTGTCCCGACTTCGCACTTGTTCGCAATCTAGGCGCGCTTTCCATTCTGAAGGACAGCGGAATCCCGCTCCACGGCGATTACAGCCTGAACGCAGCCAACAGTGCAAGCTACGACTGGCTTTTGGCACAAGGCCTCCAGACGCTCCATCCTTCTTGGGACTTGAACAGCGTGCAGCTTTTCGACTTGCTGGATAGCATTGACGGCAGCCGTCTGGAGCTGACCCTCCACCAGTATATGCCCGCTTTCCATTCCGAATACTGCGCCTTTGCCCGCGGGCTTACCACAGGACGCCGCTTCCCAGAATGCGGCAAGATCTGTACCCAGCACAAGGTGGAAATTCTGGACCACAAGGGAGAAAAACATTTCCTGCAGTCCGACGCCGAATGCCGCAATACGTTGTTCGTAGGCCGCCCTCAGTCCGCCCTCAAGCTCCTCCCCCAGCTAAGAGCAGCAGGCGTGAACAGCTTCCGTCTGGAAATGCTGCAGGAAGACCCAGAAACCGTCCGACAGAAGGTGCTAATCTATACTCAGGCTATCCGCGGGAAGATTTCCATCGACGACGCCATCCGTCAGGCCGGCATCCAGGAGAAGTATGGCCTCAGCGAAGGCCAGCTTTTCAATGAAAACACCTGGCAAGACCGCAAGAAATAA
- the rpiA gene encoding ribose-5-phosphate isomerase RpiA — MASMDELKKAAGVKAADMIKDGMTVGLGTGSTAAHMVNRLAERIKTEGIKVTGVSTSWSTTLQCRALGIPLKEMGEVSHLDMVIDGADEIDDNRNLIKGRGAAHLLEKIVASMTDNYVIIADSGKKVDVLGTKFAVPLEIIPGAIAVVTEKVKQLGGDLKVRMGAPGKDGPVISDSGNLIADAKFAPIADADKLARDLEHIVGIVGHGLFINMATKVILADADKGLIEF, encoded by the coding sequence ATGGCATCCATGGACGAACTGAAGAAGGCAGCTGGCGTTAAGGCAGCAGACATGATCAAGGACGGCATGACCGTCGGTCTCGGTACAGGCAGTACTGCAGCCCACATGGTGAACCGTCTTGCAGAACGTATCAAGACTGAAGGCATTAAGGTCACTGGCGTTTCTACCAGCTGGAGCACCACCCTGCAGTGCCGCGCACTGGGCATCCCCCTGAAGGAAATGGGCGAAGTTTCTCATCTGGATATGGTCATCGACGGCGCCGATGAAATTGACGACAACCGCAACCTCATCAAGGGCCGCGGTGCAGCTCACCTGCTGGAAAAGATCGTTGCATCCATGACCGATAACTACGTGATTATCGCTGACTCCGGCAAGAAGGTTGATGTTCTCGGTACTAAGTTCGCCGTTCCTCTGGAAATCATCCCGGGTGCAATCGCAGTCGTTACCGAAAAGGTAAAGCAGCTGGGTGGCGACCTGAAGGTTCGTATGGGCGCTCCCGGTAAGGATGGTCCGGTGATTTCTGACTCCGGCAACCTCATTGCAGATGCAAAGTTCGCTCCCATCGCCGACGCCGACAAGCTGGCTCGCGACCTGGAACACATCGTAGGTATCGTAGGCCACGGCCTGTTCATCAATATGGCAACCAAGGTCATTCTCGCAGACGCCGACAAGGGACTGATCGAATTTTAG